In the genome of Saprospira sp. CCB-QB6, one region contains:
- a CDS encoding bifunctional UDP-N-acetylmuramoyl-tripeptide:D-alanyl-D-alanine ligase/alanine racemase: MEAIDFGGVFWQGKRALTDSRQAVEAGRQIFFARLGPQHNGHDYIPALYEKGLRHFVVEEGGWEERFPQANFVHFPDSLALLQAWAAWHRQQFEGPILGIAGSNGKTIIKEWLYQLLSPHLALLKSPKSYNSQLGVALSLLELRKEHQLGLIEAGISKQGEMQRLAQMIAPQYGLFSNLGLAHDEGFVDRGEKLSEKMRLFEGVEQLIYCLDQREVAQYVEQHFAAERRFSWGRSPLAKLQLLSEKQLGNSTLLRLAYAGEEQELSLPFWGRAAIENALQVLSFCLLWGLSWADIQAGFGQLRKLPMRLSWKKGSRDCLILDDSYSNDLLGLRHALEFMAQHQEHRFLRPSIILSDIMESGQEEKRLYAEVAQLLEQYQIERILGIGSAMQRQQAQFNFIPERNFYPSTEQALAALVSDELLFQSEYVLVKGGRSFRLERLSQRLLEQRHRSVLELSKSAILHNLRTYKQQLKPSTRLMVMVKAFAYGSSYEMAHLLANQGVDYFGVAYADEGVRLRKEGIQQPIMVMNSENLAFEDLLQFRLAPSIFSLVQLKAFVQFLERYHYPAHPIHIELDTGMHRLGFEGQELPALLAFLKEKKQFIQVAGIFSHLAAADEAEQQAFTHLQAQRFRHWADQIEAVLLEKPLRHLLNSAGISAYPQYQQDMVRLGIGLHGVDPAERLDLQAVARLRSQVSQVKRLEAGEAVGYGRAATAPQAREIATLAIGYGDGLPRALGNGKGQVYIRGRLCPLVGNVCMDMCFADVSGLKVRAGDKAIFFGPELPIEFQAKALNSIPYELLTRIGPRVPRLYYED; this comes from the coding sequence ATGGAAGCAATAGATTTTGGAGGAGTATTTTGGCAGGGCAAGCGGGCATTGACTGATAGTCGGCAGGCAGTAGAAGCAGGGCGGCAAATCTTTTTTGCTCGTTTGGGGCCGCAGCACAATGGGCACGATTATATTCCAGCCCTTTATGAGAAGGGCTTGCGGCATTTTGTGGTAGAAGAAGGGGGATGGGAAGAGCGTTTTCCGCAGGCGAATTTTGTGCATTTTCCAGATAGCCTGGCCCTTTTGCAGGCTTGGGCGGCTTGGCATCGGCAGCAATTTGAGGGGCCGATACTGGGGATTGCGGGCAGTAATGGCAAAACGATAATTAAGGAATGGCTTTATCAGTTGCTTTCGCCGCATTTGGCCCTACTCAAAAGCCCCAAGAGTTATAATTCTCAGTTGGGGGTGGCCCTTTCGCTTTTGGAGCTGCGCAAAGAGCATCAATTGGGCCTTATTGAGGCGGGAATTTCAAAGCAGGGGGAGATGCAGCGGCTAGCTCAGATGATTGCGCCCCAATATGGTCTATTCAGCAATTTGGGCTTGGCTCATGATGAGGGTTTTGTGGATAGAGGAGAAAAATTGTCGGAAAAAATGCGCCTTTTTGAGGGGGTCGAACAGCTCATTTACTGTTTGGACCAAAGAGAGGTGGCCCAATATGTTGAGCAGCATTTTGCGGCAGAGCGCCGCTTTAGTTGGGGGCGTTCGCCCTTGGCCAAATTGCAGCTTTTATCGGAAAAACAGCTGGGGAACAGTACCCTTTTGCGCCTAGCCTATGCGGGAGAAGAGCAAGAACTTAGTTTGCCCTTTTGGGGCAGGGCCGCCATTGAAAATGCCCTACAAGTTTTGAGTTTTTGCTTGCTTTGGGGGCTATCTTGGGCCGATATTCAGGCTGGTTTTGGGCAGCTACGCAAATTGCCCATGCGGCTTAGTTGGAAAAAAGGGAGTCGAGACTGTCTCATTTTAGATGATAGTTATAGCAATGATTTGTTGGGCCTTCGGCATGCCCTAGAGTTTATGGCTCAGCATCAGGAACATCGCTTTTTGCGGCCCAGCATCATCCTGTCGGATATCATGGAATCGGGCCAAGAAGAAAAGCGCCTATATGCCGAAGTTGCGCAATTATTGGAGCAATATCAGATAGAGCGGATCTTGGGCATTGGTTCGGCCATGCAGCGACAGCAAGCACAGTTTAACTTTATTCCAGAGCGCAATTTTTATCCCAGTACAGAGCAGGCTTTAGCTGCCTTGGTCTCAGATGAATTGCTTTTTCAGTCGGAATACGTCTTGGTTAAGGGGGGGCGCTCATTCCGTTTAGAGCGTTTGAGTCAGCGTTTATTAGAGCAGCGGCATCGCTCGGTTTTGGAGCTCTCCAAATCGGCTATTTTGCACAACTTGCGGACCTACAAGCAGCAGTTGAAGCCCTCCACTCGGCTGATGGTCATGGTCAAGGCCTTTGCCTATGGTAGCAGTTATGAGATGGCGCATTTACTGGCCAATCAGGGGGTAGATTACTTTGGGGTAGCCTATGCGGATGAGGGGGTGCGCTTGAGGAAAGAGGGGATTCAGCAGCCGATTATGGTCATGAACAGTGAAAACTTGGCTTTTGAGGACCTTTTGCAGTTTCGTTTGGCTCCATCCATCTTTAGTTTGGTTCAGCTCAAGGCCTTTGTCCAATTTTTGGAGCGCTACCACTACCCTGCTCATCCCATTCATATCGAATTGGATACGGGCATGCATCGTTTGGGCTTTGAGGGCCAGGAATTGCCTGCGCTTTTGGCCTTTTTGAAAGAGAAAAAGCAGTTTATACAAGTAGCGGGTATCTTTTCGCATCTGGCTGCGGCCGATGAGGCCGAACAGCAGGCCTTTACGCATTTGCAGGCCCAGCGTTTTAGGCATTGGGCCGATCAGATTGAGGCCGTTTTATTGGAAAAGCCCCTGCGGCATCTGCTCAATTCGGCGGGCATTTCGGCCTATCCTCAATATCAGCAGGATATGGTCCGTTTGGGCATTGGTTTGCATGGAGTTGACCCTGCCGAGCGCTTAGATTTGCAGGCAGTGGCTCGTTTGCGCAGTCAGGTTTCGCAGGTCAAGCGACTAGAGGCGGGAGAAGCGGTTGGTTATGGGCGAGCGGCCACTGCTCCACAGGCTAGGGAGATTGCCACCTTGGCCATTGGTTATGGCGATGGTTTGCCGAGGGCCTTGGGCAATGGCAAGGGGCAGGTTTATATTCGGGGGCGGCTTTGTCCTTTGGTGGGCAACGTCTGTATGGACATGTGCTTTGCGGATGTTTCGGGCCTAAAGGTTCGGGCGGGAGACAAGGCCATCTTTTTTGGTCCAGAGCTGCCCATTGAGTTTCAGGCCAAGGCCTTGAATAGCATCCCCTATGAATTACTCACGCGGATAGGGCCAAGGGTTCCTCGTTTATATTATGAGGATTAG
- the trxB gene encoding thioredoxin-disulfide reductase, translated as MPKTVKCLIIGSGPAGYTAAIYASRANMEPVLYTGKEPGGQLMITTDVENFPGYPEGIMGPEMMEDFRKQAARFGTEIHTGVMIEKVDFSGPVHKAWTEGGEEIHAHSVIIATGASAKWLGLDSEKELMNKGVSACAVCDGFFFRGQEVAVVGGGDTAAEEALYLSKLCPQVHLFVRRDELRASKIMQERIEKAQNVEVHWNTEIEEILGDDGVTGVRLINNKTKENSELSLGAVFIAIGHKPNTDIFKDWLPTDETGYLIVDQPGTSKTKIPGVFVSGDAADKVYRQAITAAGTGCMAALDAERYLAEEGII; from the coding sequence ATGCCCAAAACAGTCAAATGCCTCATTATCGGCTCTGGTCCTGCTGGCTACACCGCTGCAATTTATGCTTCTAGAGCGAACATGGAGCCTGTACTTTATACAGGTAAAGAGCCTGGTGGTCAGCTCATGATTACTACAGATGTAGAAAACTTTCCAGGTTATCCTGAAGGGATTATGGGACCTGAGATGATGGAAGACTTCCGCAAGCAAGCGGCTCGCTTTGGTACCGAGATCCATACAGGGGTGATGATTGAGAAAGTAGACTTTAGTGGTCCTGTTCATAAGGCTTGGACAGAAGGCGGAGAAGAGATTCATGCGCATTCTGTGATTATTGCGACTGGAGCTTCAGCCAAATGGTTAGGTCTAGACTCTGAGAAAGAGCTCATGAACAAAGGAGTATCAGCCTGTGCCGTTTGTGACGGCTTTTTCTTCCGTGGACAAGAAGTAGCGGTAGTTGGTGGTGGAGACACTGCAGCTGAGGAAGCCCTTTATTTGTCTAAGCTTTGTCCTCAGGTGCACCTCTTTGTTCGTCGTGACGAGCTACGGGCCTCTAAGATCATGCAAGAGCGCATTGAGAAAGCTCAAAATGTTGAGGTACACTGGAATACTGAGATTGAGGAGATTTTGGGCGATGATGGCGTCACTGGCGTTCGTCTCATCAACAATAAAACAAAGGAGAATAGCGAACTCAGCCTAGGCGCTGTATTTATTGCTATTGGCCACAAGCCCAATACCGATATCTTTAAGGATTGGTTGCCTACAGATGAGACAGGTTATCTAATTGTAGATCAGCCGGGTACATCTAAGACCAAAATTCCTGGTGTTTTTGTTAGTGGCGATGCTGCAGACAAAGTATATCGCCAAGCGATTACTGCCGCGGGTACAGGTTGTATGGCGGCCCTAGATGCTGAGCGTTACCTAGCCGAAGAAGGCATTATTTAG
- a CDS encoding cytochrome B, which produces MLNGLQHAHSGLRWLVLIFLLLAIITSFQKWRANKQEYLNADKKLPLFALIFTHTQLLLGFVLYFLSPKVQFVEGMMKNTYLRFYAVEHASMMVLAVIAITIGYSRAKRLDDAPARYKTQFIFYLIGLILILAGIPWPFREALGAGWF; this is translated from the coding sequence ATGTTAAACGGACTACAACACGCCCACTCGGGCCTCCGCTGGCTAGTTCTTATTTTTCTTTTGCTAGCAATCATCACTTCTTTCCAAAAATGGAGAGCCAACAAACAAGAGTACCTAAATGCAGATAAAAAGCTGCCTCTTTTTGCCCTTATTTTTACCCATACACAGTTGCTCCTTGGCTTTGTGCTCTACTTTCTCAGCCCTAAGGTGCAGTTTGTAGAAGGCATGATGAAAAATACTTACCTTCGCTTTTATGCCGTAGAGCATGCGAGTATGATGGTTCTTGCGGTAATTGCCATTACTATTGGCTATAGCCGAGCCAAACGCCTAGACGATGCCCCCGCTCGCTATAAAACACAATTTATATTTTACCTTATCGGCCTGATCCTTATTCTGGCTGGTATCCCTTGGCCTTTCCGTGAAGCCTTGGGCGCTGGATGGTTCTAA
- the folP gene encoding dihydropteroate synthase yields the protein MQTTINASGQLLDLSSPKIMGILNLTPDSFYDGGRYLGEEAYLRQLEQMLQQGIDILDIGGASTKPGAVAVSAEEELKRILEPLKRIRQEFPELLISIDSYWAKVIEATAAEGIHIVNDISAGGIDPELWPMVAKLGLPYILMHMQGQPETMQNQPQYTSVVLEVYDFFVERLGALRQLGVKDVILDLGFGFGKTLEQNYQLLAAGQAFKQLGLPILAGISRKSMLYKLLDRQPAEVLPATTAAHIIALEEGARILRVHDVEAARQAIGVWQAYQEAKQELKIN from the coding sequence ATGCAAACAACAATAAATGCCTCAGGGCAGCTTTTGGACCTGTCGAGCCCTAAGATCATGGGTATCCTTAACTTAACGCCAGATTCTTTTTATGATGGGGGGCGTTATTTGGGGGAGGAGGCTTATTTGAGGCAGTTAGAGCAGATGTTACAGCAAGGTATTGATATTTTGGATATTGGTGGAGCATCTACTAAGCCTGGGGCCGTGGCAGTTTCTGCAGAGGAGGAATTAAAGCGAATTTTGGAGCCATTAAAGCGTATTCGGCAGGAATTTCCTGAGCTATTGATTAGCATTGATAGCTATTGGGCCAAAGTGATAGAGGCGACGGCTGCGGAGGGAATCCATATAGTTAATGATATTTCTGCTGGGGGAATAGATCCTGAACTTTGGCCGATGGTGGCCAAGTTGGGTTTACCTTATATATTGATGCATATGCAAGGACAGCCAGAGACGATGCAAAATCAGCCGCAGTATACATCTGTAGTCCTTGAAGTATATGATTTCTTTGTGGAGCGTTTGGGGGCTTTGCGTCAGTTAGGGGTAAAAGACGTTATCTTGGACCTTGGCTTTGGGTTTGGAAAAACTTTGGAGCAGAACTATCAACTTTTGGCGGCGGGACAGGCCTTTAAGCAATTGGGGTTGCCCATTTTAGCGGGGATTTCTCGCAAATCTATGCTCTATAAGTTATTGGATAGGCAGCCAGCAGAGGTTTTGCCAGCCACTACAGCGGCACACATTATAGCTTTAGAAGAAGGGGCTCGTATTTTGCGGGTACATGATGTAGAAGCGGCTCGTCAGGCAATAGGTGTTTGGCAGGCGTATCAGGAAGCAAAACAAGAATTAAAGATAAACTAG
- a CDS encoding tRNA-(ms[2]io[6]A)-hydroxylase yields MELTTKRVLGLELPTDPRWVDLAAMQLEDILTDHAYCEQKAATSCISLIQRYSDYERLVEELAPIVTEEWGHFRSVLKELKKRGLKLGRQRKDEYVNKLFTFVRKGGHPEAALLDKLLVCAMIEARSCERFRLLATQLEEEHLRKFYHGFMVAEAGHYKLFLSLAKEYCGEETAMARWKECLAFEAEILAGMEVRADRMH; encoded by the coding sequence ATGGAACTAACAACTAAACGTGTATTGGGCCTAGAACTACCAACTGATCCACGTTGGGTAGATTTGGCGGCCATGCAATTGGAAGACATATTAACTGATCATGCTTATTGTGAGCAAAAGGCAGCGACTAGCTGTATTTCGCTCATTCAGCGCTATTCTGATTATGAGCGCTTGGTGGAAGAGTTAGCGCCTATTGTTACTGAGGAGTGGGGGCACTTTCGTTCGGTCCTCAAAGAGTTGAAAAAGCGAGGTTTGAAGTTGGGGCGACAGCGCAAGGATGAGTATGTGAATAAGCTTTTTACCTTTGTGCGCAAAGGAGGGCATCCAGAAGCGGCTTTATTGGACAAACTATTGGTTTGTGCGATGATTGAGGCGCGTAGTTGTGAGCGTTTCCGTTTATTGGCTACTCAACTGGAAGAAGAGCATTTGCGTAAGTTTTATCATGGATTTATGGTAGCTGAGGCAGGGCATTACAAGTTGTTTTTGTCTTTGGCCAAGGAATATTGTGGAGAAGAAACGGCTATGGCTCGTTGGAAAGAATGTTTGGCCTTTGAGGCAGAGATTTTGGCTGGTATGGAAGTGCGGGCTGATCGGATGCATTAA
- a CDS encoding DUF5689 domain-containing protein, producing the protein MKSMSYRIFALFLGLTLFGLNFQSCKKDFDEPPIRELPSLTGNTTVAQLQALHTIGDAADSISGDIIVEAIVVSSDEAGNFYKQLIVQDATGGVELRVEMNNLYNDYPVGRQVWIRCNGLYLGDYEGNYQLTINANGDRIPEGLLPEIIIAGERDQPINAPVVTIADIKSSTQYRNMLVQINDAQFATADAGQPYADAAAQQSANRTIVDCDGESILLRSSGYSDFVAELTPSGKGTIYGIHSNFGSDAQLYIRDTDDITFEDARCSVTVGGNLIDLSSLRAAYTGSTTVAPANSKISVYVISDRNTDNLVDQNMVVTDGTAGITIRFTSAHSFNEGDQLEIGIDGATLDEFNGLLQLEGVNSANVAILSSNNAVPATTVTISDLNTNAENYESMLIKVVNASLSGGATYSGTLTIDDGTGTMDLFTRFGATFAADAVPCGTLEVTAIVGQFTTYQLQLRNPANDVVGGSPCTVGPADLTTIDSIRMLYSGSNVTVSAKKVRGVVISDAANGNFNNQNLIIQDGTAGITIRFGSAHSFNVGDSVEVILNGGTISEYNSLLQVGGIQTTNASLIVSGVTPSVRVATIADILANAEAWESTLIQITGATIGGDATYGFNDLTDATGTIDFYTSNGASFKGQSVPTGTVNVTAILGQYNADYQMLIRSTADVQ; encoded by the coding sequence ATGAAAAGTATGTCTTATCGCATTTTCGCGCTTTTCTTGGGCCTCACTCTTTTTGGCCTCAATTTCCAAAGTTGTAAGAAAGACTTTGATGAGCCCCCCATCCGTGAGCTCCCTAGCCTTACAGGTAACACTACTGTAGCACAACTCCAAGCGCTACACACTATCGGCGATGCCGCCGACTCTATCTCTGGAGATATTATCGTAGAGGCCATTGTCGTCTCTTCTGATGAAGCCGGTAACTTCTACAAACAACTTATCGTTCAAGATGCTACAGGTGGTGTAGAACTCCGCGTAGAAATGAACAACCTTTACAACGACTACCCCGTTGGCCGCCAAGTTTGGATCCGCTGTAATGGCCTCTACCTCGGCGATTATGAAGGCAACTACCAATTGACGATCAACGCTAATGGCGACCGTATCCCTGAAGGCCTTTTGCCCGAGATCATCATCGCCGGTGAACGCGACCAACCAATCAACGCTCCCGTTGTAACTATCGCCGATATCAAAAGCAGCACGCAATACCGCAATATGTTGGTCCAAATCAATGACGCACAATTTGCAACTGCTGATGCCGGCCAACCCTATGCTGATGCAGCCGCTCAACAATCTGCTAACCGCACAATCGTAGATTGCGATGGCGAATCTATCCTTCTTCGTAGCTCTGGCTACTCTGACTTCGTTGCAGAACTTACCCCTAGCGGAAAAGGTACTATCTACGGTATCCACTCTAACTTTGGCTCTGATGCCCAACTTTATATCCGCGATACTGATGACATCACTTTCGAAGATGCTCGCTGTAGCGTAACTGTTGGTGGTAACTTGATCGACTTGAGCTCCCTACGCGCAGCTTACACCGGTAGCACTACTGTTGCTCCTGCCAACTCTAAAATCAGCGTTTATGTGATCTCTGATCGCAATACAGATAACTTGGTAGACCAAAACATGGTCGTTACTGACGGTACTGCTGGTATCACTATCCGCTTTACGTCTGCTCACAGCTTCAACGAAGGCGACCAACTAGAAATCGGTATTGATGGCGCTACTTTGGATGAATTTAACGGACTTCTCCAACTAGAAGGTGTTAACTCTGCTAATGTAGCTATCCTTAGCAGCAACAACGCTGTTCCCGCTACTACTGTAACAATTAGCGACTTGAACACAAATGCTGAGAACTACGAATCTATGCTGATCAAAGTTGTTAATGCTAGCCTTTCTGGTGGAGCTACTTACTCTGGAACCTTAACTATTGACGATGGTACTGGTACTATGGACCTCTTTACTCGCTTTGGCGCTACTTTCGCTGCTGATGCCGTTCCTTGTGGTACCCTAGAAGTAACTGCTATTGTTGGCCAATTTACTACTTACCAACTTCAATTGCGTAACCCCGCCAACGATGTAGTAGGTGGTTCTCCTTGTACTGTTGGTCCTGCTGACTTGACCACTATTGATAGCATCCGTATGCTATACAGCGGTAGCAACGTTACAGTTTCTGCTAAGAAAGTACGCGGTGTGGTTATCTCTGATGCTGCTAACGGCAACTTTAATAACCAAAACCTCATTATCCAAGACGGTACTGCTGGTATCACGATCCGCTTCGGTAGCGCTCACTCTTTCAATGTTGGTGACTCTGTTGAAGTGATCCTAAACGGTGGTACAATTAGCGAGTATAACAGCTTGCTTCAAGTAGGTGGCATCCAAACAACTAATGCTAGCCTAATTGTTTCTGGTGTAACTCCTAGCGTACGTGTTGCTACAATTGCCGACATCTTGGCTAATGCTGAAGCTTGGGAATCTACCTTGATTCAAATCACTGGCGCTACTATTGGCGGTGATGCAACTTATGGCTTCAATGACCTTACTGACGCTACAGGAACTATTGACTTTTACACAAGCAATGGTGCCTCTTTCAAAGGACAAAGTGTTCCTACTGGTACCGTAAATGTAACGGCTATTCTTGGCCAATACAATGCCGACTACCAAATGCTTATCCGTAGCACTGCTGATGTTCAGTAG
- a CDS encoding TonB-dependent receptor, whose product MKQLITLFALLLLLGQTVLAQSGAGLKGSLKDSDNRPVDGVTLSIDGQEAASSSNEEGYFELSGLSVGSHTLVFSKAGWNTYRLEVNLTEGTKDLGTIIMVQEGGIDMLSSEDLIPTVSLSDDDVSGGSGAGGSNVSGLLTSSRDVFYSTAAFAFSPLRFRIRGYDSEHSTVYINGLPMNSPENGYATWSLWGGLNDAMRNRSNTVGLAPTDYTFGGIGGATEIDMRASTQWKQLRVGVAASNRSYRVRPMFIYSTGLMSNGWAFSMSGSLRLAEQGQVDGTYYNAGSYYAAAEKRIGKKHALNLSIFGAPRARGKNAPVTKEMQEIAREANGDDGYFYNPYWGWQTQEDGSRVKRNSRYSYTHIPVIMLTHDWKITPSSKLTTSFGYQFGENGSTALNWYNASDPRPEYYRKWPSYFDNTDQATADALYAQYVANPEQLQLDWDNFYEVNRNSYDESISSTETRAKYIVEERRYDTKQFNFNSIYRNFLNENVTLNAGVNGQYYIGHNYKILNDLLGADYYVDVDQFALRDSAQNESFYQNDLDNPNAELSEGDVFGYDYESHIQNVAAWGQGQFKYDQFEFFGAAELSYTQFWRKGNMRNGRFPDNSLGKGEVFSDFNYNFKAGATYKLDGRNYFFLNGSYGTKAPYFRNSYVSARTRDQIVPGLQSKTIYGVEGGYLLKAPKAQARVSGYYTVFKNEFYNRSFFSDNAFAADDGSLQSGYVNFVMDGINRRHMGLELAGEYEVLTGLKLRAVAAVAENIYTSRPNISIYLDNDPNTQVSSRTAYMNNAYVAGSPQIATSFAINYRSPKYWFVNLSFNYMARSFVDINPDRRTYEAVTYSADPTYQQQAVVPDSDQWNAILAQEELPAAFTVDLFAGKSLRLKTKKGKTYFLYFNLGVNNILNNRNIISGGFEQLRYDFEEKDPEKFPTRYFYSNGINYFASITYRLPM is encoded by the coding sequence ATGAAACAGTTAATCACATTATTCGCCTTGCTTTTGCTCTTGGGGCAGACGGTTTTGGCACAATCTGGAGCGGGCCTGAAAGGCTCACTCAAAGATAGTGACAACCGGCCTGTGGATGGAGTTACCTTAAGTATAGATGGCCAAGAAGCCGCCTCTTCTTCTAATGAAGAGGGCTACTTTGAGCTGTCTGGATTATCAGTAGGTAGCCACACCCTTGTTTTTAGCAAAGCGGGCTGGAACACCTACCGCCTAGAAGTAAACCTAACTGAAGGAACCAAAGACCTAGGAACAATTATCATGGTTCAAGAAGGAGGCATCGATATGCTTTCTAGTGAGGACCTCATCCCCACTGTTAGCCTTTCAGATGATGATGTATCTGGTGGCTCTGGTGCAGGAGGCTCTAATGTCTCTGGTCTACTTACCTCTTCTAGAGATGTATTCTACAGCACGGCAGCCTTTGCCTTTAGCCCTTTGCGCTTCCGCATCCGTGGCTATGATTCTGAGCATTCTACCGTTTATATCAACGGCCTTCCCATGAACTCGCCAGAGAATGGCTATGCAACTTGGAGCCTTTGGGGTGGATTAAATGACGCTATGCGCAACCGTAGCAATACTGTGGGCTTAGCTCCTACTGATTATACTTTTGGTGGAATCGGTGGTGCTACAGAAATTGATATGCGCGCTTCTACCCAATGGAAACAACTTCGCGTTGGTGTAGCTGCCTCTAACCGCTCTTACCGCGTTCGCCCTATGTTTATCTACTCTACTGGCCTAATGTCTAACGGCTGGGCCTTTTCTATGAGTGGATCTTTGCGTTTGGCCGAGCAAGGACAAGTAGACGGTACTTACTATAATGCAGGTTCTTACTATGCTGCCGCTGAAAAGCGCATCGGTAAAAAGCACGCCCTTAACCTCTCTATCTTTGGAGCTCCCAGAGCAAGAGGTAAAAATGCCCCTGTAACGAAGGAAATGCAAGAAATCGCCCGCGAAGCTAATGGCGATGATGGCTATTTCTACAACCCTTACTGGGGTTGGCAAACTCAAGAGGATGGCAGCCGCGTAAAACGCAACTCTCGCTACTCTTACACTCATATTCCAGTTATCATGCTTACTCATGACTGGAAAATCACCCCTTCTTCTAAATTGACCACTAGCTTCGGCTACCAATTTGGCGAAAACGGAAGCACTGCCCTTAACTGGTATAATGCCTCTGACCCCCGCCCCGAATACTACCGCAAATGGCCCAGCTATTTCGATAATACCGACCAAGCTACTGCCGATGCACTCTATGCTCAATATGTAGCTAACCCTGAACAACTACAACTCGATTGGGATAACTTCTATGAAGTAAACCGCAATAGCTACGATGAGTCTATCTCTAGCACCGAAACCCGCGCAAAATACATCGTTGAAGAACGTCGCTACGATACCAAACAGTTTAACTTCAACAGTATCTACCGCAACTTCCTCAACGAAAATGTAACCCTCAACGCCGGCGTTAACGGCCAATACTATATCGGCCATAACTACAAGATTCTTAACGATCTTCTCGGTGCTGATTACTACGTAGACGTGGACCAATTCGCCCTACGCGACTCGGCCCAAAACGAAAGCTTCTACCAAAATGATCTCGATAACCCCAATGCAGAGCTTTCTGAAGGCGATGTTTTTGGCTACGACTATGAGTCGCATATCCAAAATGTAGCCGCTTGGGGACAAGGCCAGTTTAAATACGACCAATTCGAGTTTTTCGGTGCTGCCGAACTTAGCTATACTCAATTCTGGAGAAAAGGTAATATGCGCAACGGTCGCTTCCCCGATAACTCTCTAGGCAAAGGCGAAGTTTTCTCTGACTTTAACTATAACTTCAAAGCAGGAGCTACCTACAAACTAGATGGTCGCAACTATTTCTTCCTCAACGGAAGCTATGGTACCAAAGCCCCTTACTTCCGCAACTCTTATGTTTCGGCCCGTACTCGTGACCAAATCGTTCCCGGCCTCCAAAGCAAAACGATTTATGGCGTAGAAGGAGGTTACCTCCTCAAAGCACCTAAAGCACAAGCCCGTGTATCTGGCTACTATACTGTATTTAAAAACGAATTCTATAACCGCAGCTTCTTCTCCGATAACGCCTTTGCTGCCGATGACGGAAGCCTCCAAAGCGGTTATGTAAACTTCGTGATGGACGGAATCAACCGCCGCCACATGGGCCTCGAACTCGCCGGAGAATACGAAGTACTCACTGGCCTTAAACTAAGAGCAGTAGCTGCCGTAGCTGAAAATATCTACACTAGCCGCCCCAATATCTCTATCTACCTAGACAATGACCCCAACACCCAAGTGTCTAGCCGTACCGCATACATGAACAACGCTTATGTAGCCGGCTCTCCCCAAATTGCCACTTCTTTCGCAATCAACTACCGCTCGCCTAAATACTGGTTCGTAAACCTCAGTTTCAACTATATGGCCCGCAGTTTCGTCGATATTAACCCAGACCGCCGTACCTATGAAGCGGTTACCTACAGCGCCGATCCCACTTACCAACAACAGGCCGTTGTCCCCGACTCTGATCAGTGGAATGCCATTTTGGCCCAAGAAGAACTACCCGCAGCCTTTACCGTTGACCTTTTTGCCGGTAAATCTCTTCGCCTAAAAACCAAAAAAGGCAAAACTTACTTCCTCTACTTTAACCTAGGGGTAAACAATATCTTGAACAACCGCAACATTATTAGCGGCGGATTTGAACAACTTCGCTACGACTTTGAAGAAAAAGATCCTGAGAAGTTCCCCACCCGCTACTTCTATAGCAACGGTATCAACTACTTCGCAAGCATTACTTACCGTCTACCTATGTAG